Proteins from a single region of Chryseobacterium sp. W4I1:
- a CDS encoding T9SS-dependent choice-of-anchor J family protein, which translates to MKKLFLLSIVLVSQAAVAQFQVWSNSFDTPADLQGWTTHDLNNNGNGWVQGQNIYHNGTALTYGTSGVLRYSVSLVPTGNAPGFGTENDWIISPEISLEGAAGTISLAAYIGRQRTTHLNFGRDIFIFVSTPQKQVPELADFQAMTVDANGNDIPSPYSIIAGNTNNPFPADLTQFNENLIDISAFAGKKIYIGLWSNRKPSGNNLQNINIDEISIYASSFLGTKDVKKKENLTKITENPVKDFLQIKLSPDFSENKTTVNIYNIAGQKVFSAPYTRSLNVGTLQTGAYITEIYDGKTTERLKFIKR; encoded by the coding sequence ATGAAAAAATTATTTTTATTATCTATTGTATTGGTATCACAGGCTGCGGTAGCGCAGTTTCAGGTATGGAGCAATTCTTTTGATACTCCTGCTGATCTCCAGGGGTGGACTACCCATGACCTGAATAACAACGGAAACGGATGGGTTCAGGGACAGAATATCTATCATAACGGAACTGCTTTGACATATGGTACTTCAGGAGTTCTCCGGTATTCCGTAAGTTTGGTTCCGACAGGGAATGCTCCTGGTTTCGGTACTGAAAACGACTGGATCATTTCTCCGGAGATCAGTCTGGAAGGAGCAGCCGGAACCATCAGTCTTGCAGCCTATATCGGAAGACAGAGAACGACACACCTTAATTTTGGAAGGGATATTTTTATTTTTGTAAGTACTCCTCAGAAACAGGTTCCTGAATTGGCAGATTTCCAGGCTATGACAGTGGATGCCAATGGAAACGATATTCCAAGTCCATACAGCATCATCGCAGGAAATACCAACAATCCTTTTCCTGCTGATCTTACCCAGTTCAACGAGAACCTTATTGATATTTCAGCTTTTGCCGGTAAGAAAATTTACATTGGATTGTGGTCAAACAGAAAGCCAAGCGGTAATAATCTTCAGAATATCAACATTGATGAAATATCGATCTATGCTTCATCATTTTTAGGCACAAAGGATGTAAAAAAGAAAGAAAATTTAACGAAAATAACAGAAAATCCAGTGAAGGATTTCCTGCAGATCAAACTTAGTCCGGATTTTAGCGAAAATAAAACGACGGTGAATATTTACAATATTGCCGGACAGAAAGTATTTTCAGCTCCATACACCAGATCCCTGAATGTAGGAACATTACAGACTGGAGCTTATATCACTGAAATTTATGACGGAAAAACAACTGAAAGACTGAAATTTATCAAAAGATAA
- a CDS encoding T9SS type A sorting domain-containing protein, whose protein sequence is MKKFYSGALVLCTVFGLSAQEVLWQKDIKSSTQDFLSQITTTIDQQYLITGSSIQSSKIQEGNKQNNGYDFHVVKLNQQGEEVWEKYFSGQNHDYLSASVATQEGGFLLAGTSYSGKGLDKKEDSKGGSDIWLIRINEFGDELWQKTLGTSFDEEARSVIQTTDFAFFVAGNIQNSAKGYGSKDVLIVKLDKNGKELSQSIVGGKGLDEVEKMIPTKDGGALLGIYSRSNIGGSKKTENYGEGDYWIIKLGKDGKVDWEKNFGGKGDDHIRTLSLTSAGYLIGGESRSERSGNKTAGIEEGTDLWLISLNERGEEIWQKSYNFKNRDILMGTSVLHSADDQSTKGILLGGYTQAEGRIENDDETFWMLYLNQDGNEQWRKYVKGESRKREERLSDIKLNRDGSIILAGTSAEELGKENWKIVKLGDKQLDQLIEKQDVKIYPNPVSDYAYVEIGFDFKEADIMLYDMGGRQLQSLKTKNKVTKINTQNLIQGAYLVMIKTDNNKTASAKLIKK, encoded by the coding sequence ATGAAGAAATTCTACTCTGGTGCATTGGTCTTATGCACGGTCTTTGGGCTGTCTGCCCAGGAAGTTTTATGGCAGAAAGATATCAAATCCTCTACACAGGATTTTCTAAGCCAGATTACGACAACCATCGATCAGCAATATTTAATTACCGGAAGCTCAATCCAGTCTTCTAAGATTCAGGAAGGAAATAAACAGAATAACGGCTATGACTTCCATGTGGTAAAACTCAACCAACAAGGAGAAGAAGTCTGGGAAAAATACTTTTCAGGACAGAACCATGATTACCTGTCCGCTTCAGTAGCCACCCAGGAAGGCGGATTTCTTCTTGCCGGAACTTCCTATTCCGGAAAAGGTTTAGATAAAAAAGAAGATTCCAAAGGCGGATCTGATATCTGGTTAATCCGTATCAATGAATTTGGGGATGAATTATGGCAGAAAACACTCGGAACCTCTTTCGATGAAGAAGCAAGATCTGTTATTCAAACAACTGATTTTGCATTTTTTGTAGCCGGAAACATCCAGAACTCAGCTAAAGGATATGGCTCCAAAGATGTTTTGATTGTAAAACTTGATAAGAACGGGAAAGAATTATCTCAATCTATTGTAGGCGGAAAAGGTCTGGATGAAGTAGAGAAAATGATTCCTACGAAAGATGGAGGAGCTTTGTTGGGAATTTATTCCAGAAGCAATATTGGAGGATCAAAGAAAACCGAAAACTATGGCGAAGGTGACTACTGGATCATCAAACTGGGTAAAGATGGAAAAGTAGACTGGGAAAAGAATTTTGGTGGAAAAGGAGATGATCACATCAGAACACTTTCTTTGACATCAGCAGGCTATTTAATCGGCGGAGAATCAAGATCCGAAAGATCAGGAAATAAAACAGCAGGCATTGAAGAAGGAACCGATCTATGGCTTATTTCATTGAACGAAAGAGGGGAAGAGATCTGGCAGAAATCCTACAATTTTAAAAACAGAGATATTCTAATGGGAACAAGCGTGCTTCATTCAGCAGATGATCAATCCACAAAAGGAATTCTATTGGGTGGTTATACCCAGGCAGAAGGAAGAATAGAAAATGATGACGAAACTTTCTGGATGTTATACCTAAACCAAGACGGCAATGAGCAGTGGAGGAAATATGTAAAAGGTGAGTCTAGAAAAAGAGAGGAAAGGCTTTCAGATATTAAACTGAACAGGGATGGCTCCATTATTCTGGCAGGAACCAGCGCCGAAGAACTCGGGAAAGAAAACTGGAAGATTGTGAAGCTTGGAGATAAACAACTTGATCAGTTGATTGAAAAACAGGATGTTAAGATCTACCCGAATCCGGTTTCAGATTATGCTTATGTAGAAATAGGGTTTGATTTTAAAGAGGCTGATATTATGTTGTATGATATGGGTGGAAGACAGCTTCAGAGTCTCAAGACTAAGAATAAGGTGACGAAAATTAATACACAGAATCTAATTCAAGGAGCTTATCTGGTGATGATAAAAACGGATAATAATAAAACAGCTAGCGCAAAATTAATTAAGAAATAA
- a CDS encoding S41 family peptidase, translated as MKKYFNFPLFLLVTAFVFVWSCNNNDDENLPRFPEGSTESVNLWVQDSMRRYYYWADQMPAKPDYRLPVKDFFKSLLSSQDRFSFAVNTQDPSSYPRSVRNMYGFDYAVMQLANGNVVTAIKLVLKNSPAFNSGLERGMMITKINGKTITAANAEELTSSIKDQTVIELTVGNWKNGAVTDEKNIQVYYGYSLEQPVESKIFKKNGKKTGYLYIYDFPDGITPVLSQKFAAFKAAGVQELILDLRYNYGGSVSSAAALCALIPAGISASSSFITYKGNKNGGEVKRTFAQQITYDPNALDFNTLRANALGLNKVYILTSNSTASASEIVINNLKPYMQVIQIGDVTLGKDMAGFIVEDKRKPKKISWQLHPVIYKVFNANGEGEYSNGIMPQIAAGEYASLPLLPLGDPDETLVSSALGSIYSKSAGKDALDKSIKILFQSDTPSAAIGK; from the coding sequence ATGAAAAAGTATTTTAATTTTCCGTTATTTCTGCTGGTCACAGCTTTTGTTTTTGTATGGTCATGCAACAATAATGATGATGAAAATCTTCCCCGTTTTCCTGAAGGAAGCACAGAATCTGTGAACCTTTGGGTACAGGACAGCATGAGAAGGTATTATTACTGGGCAGACCAAATGCCCGCTAAACCGGATTATCGTCTTCCGGTGAAAGATTTCTTTAAAAGCCTGCTCTCTTCTCAAGACCGTTTTTCATTTGCAGTAAATACCCAGGATCCTTCTTCCTACCCACGTTCTGTTAGAAATATGTATGGATTTGATTATGCTGTTATGCAGCTGGCCAATGGAAATGTAGTGACGGCAATAAAACTGGTCCTGAAAAACTCTCCGGCATTCAATTCCGGGCTGGAAAGGGGGATGATGATCACAAAGATCAACGGTAAAACCATTACAGCAGCCAATGCGGAAGAATTAACCTCTTCCATCAAAGACCAAACAGTCATAGAGCTCACCGTTGGAAACTGGAAAAATGGAGCCGTAACTGATGAAAAGAATATTCAGGTATACTACGGTTACTCCCTGGAACAGCCTGTGGAATCTAAAATATTTAAAAAAAACGGTAAAAAGACAGGCTATCTCTACATTTATGATTTTCCGGATGGAATAACCCCGGTTCTTAGCCAGAAATTTGCGGCATTCAAAGCAGCCGGAGTTCAGGAGCTGATCCTTGATCTCCGTTACAATTACGGCGGATCGGTATCCTCGGCGGCGGCGCTATGCGCTCTTATTCCGGCAGGGATCTCAGCATCTTCATCATTCATTACGTACAAAGGAAACAAAAACGGAGGCGAAGTAAAAAGAACGTTTGCCCAGCAAATCACTTATGATCCTAATGCTCTTGATTTTAATACGCTCCGTGCGAATGCCTTAGGTCTGAATAAAGTGTATATTCTTACCTCCAACAGTACAGCATCGGCTTCCGAGATTGTAATCAATAATCTGAAACCTTATATGCAGGTTATTCAGATAGGAGATGTGACGTTGGGTAAAGATATGGCTGGATTTATAGTGGAAGACAAACGGAAACCCAAAAAGATCTCCTGGCAGCTGCATCCCGTCATTTATAAAGTATTCAATGCGAATGGAGAAGGTGAATACAGTAATGGAATTATGCCTCAGATCGCAGCCGGTGAATATGCCAGTCTGCCGCTTCTTCCATTGGGAGATCCTGATGAAACCCTGGTATCATCTGCCTTGGGCAGTATTTATTCAAAATCAGCAGGTAAAGATGCTTTGGACAAAAGTATTAAGATTTTATTTCAAAGCGATACACCTTCTGCAGCCATCGGAAAGTGA
- a CDS encoding sterol desaturase family protein yields MGSDWFDFSGFLKIFWQFSWLQWIMFSILSNAFLCLFSIGLYQFIEKTCRKDLLQEKNHPVTRSDFYLSLLTVFCNSLVMLLGAFLWKNTWICIDQNPSVASVLLETTALILLMDLLMYFFHYAAHLPFIYRILHGKHHEHVSTNFLSLFVLHPFETLGFGLMILALLVSYDFSIISITLYLFINLVWGTVGHLNREFFPESFDRFFVGTTRFHNQHHLDESKNFGFYTSLWDRLFGTYRS; encoded by the coding sequence ATGGGTTCTGATTGGTTTGATTTTTCCGGTTTTTTAAAGATTTTCTGGCAGTTCTCATGGTTGCAGTGGATCATGTTCAGCATTTTATCTAATGCTTTCTTGTGTTTATTTTCCATTGGTCTGTATCAGTTCATTGAAAAAACATGCCGGAAAGATTTGTTGCAGGAGAAAAACCATCCTGTCACAAGATCGGATTTCTATCTCAGCCTTCTCACCGTTTTCTGTAATAGCCTTGTGATGTTACTGGGGGCTTTCTTATGGAAAAATACCTGGATATGTATTGATCAAAATCCTTCTGTAGCTTCTGTACTTCTGGAAACCACTGCTTTAATTCTCCTCATGGATCTTTTGATGTATTTCTTTCATTATGCTGCACATCTGCCTTTTATATACAGAATACTGCATGGCAAGCATCATGAGCATGTAAGTACCAATTTTCTAAGCCTTTTTGTATTGCATCCTTTTGAAACCCTCGGTTTTGGGCTGATGATTTTAGCTTTATTGGTGAGTTATGATTTTTCTATTATTTCCATTACCCTTTACCTATTCATCAATCTGGTTTGGGGAACGGTTGGACACCTGAACAGAGAATTTTTTCCTGAATCATTTGACCGCTTTTTTGTAGGAACCACCAGATTTCATAACCAGCACCATTTGGATGAAAGCAAAAATTTTGGATTCTATACTTCTTTATGGGACAGGTTATTCGGTACGTACCGGTCATAA